One region of Candidatus Hydrogenedentota bacterium genomic DNA includes:
- a CDS encoding DUF1501 domain-containing protein: MSHESFQRFCDTMNRRQFITRASMGLGALALGSLGPGAAAARPENAHFTPRAKRVIFLFMAGGPSQLDLFDYKPDLEKLHGQPLPKEISRGQRVTAMTRGNDQVICASIFKFAPQGQSGLVMSELLPHLSTCADDLCLIKSTHTGAINHDPAKTFFCTGAEMPGRPSMGAWLSYGLGTLNKDLPDFVVLSSAVWSGKVNVQALYSRLWGAGPLPTRHQGVAFQSAGDPVLFLSNPPGVTREARRKMLDFVAKVNAEQEAVTGDPETRTSIAQQEMAFRMQLSVPELTDLSDESPATMAMYGPEVDTVGSFARNCLLARRMAERDVRFVQLFHRGWDHHTRLPENIRGQARDVDQPIAGLLQDLKQRGLLDDTLVVFAGEFGRTTYAQGMKENDRTDYGRDHHPRCFTTWMAGGGIKGGISHGETDDFCYNIVKDPVHVRDLHATMLHQLGVDHNKLSFPFQGLDQRLTGVEPAYPIKAILA, translated from the coding sequence ATGAGCCACGAATCATTCCAACGCTTCTGCGACACCATGAACCGACGCCAGTTCATCACCCGCGCGAGCATGGGGCTCGGCGCACTGGCGCTGGGCTCCCTCGGGCCGGGGGCCGCCGCCGCGCGACCGGAGAACGCCCATTTCACCCCGCGGGCGAAGCGGGTCATCTTCTTGTTTATGGCGGGCGGCCCCAGCCAGCTGGACCTCTTCGACTACAAACCGGATCTGGAGAAGCTCCACGGCCAGCCCCTGCCGAAGGAGATCAGCCGGGGGCAGCGTGTGACGGCGATGACCCGCGGCAATGACCAGGTGATCTGCGCGTCCATCTTCAAGTTCGCGCCGCAGGGTCAGAGCGGCCTGGTGATGAGCGAGCTCCTGCCCCACCTCTCCACCTGCGCGGACGATCTGTGTCTCATCAAGTCCACGCACACCGGCGCGATCAACCACGACCCCGCCAAGACCTTCTTCTGCACCGGGGCCGAAATGCCCGGCCGCCCCAGCATGGGCGCCTGGCTGAGCTACGGCCTCGGCACGCTGAACAAGGACCTGCCCGATTTTGTCGTGCTGTCATCGGCCGTCTGGTCGGGCAAAGTCAACGTGCAGGCGCTCTACAGCCGCCTCTGGGGCGCCGGCCCTCTCCCCACCCGGCATCAGGGCGTCGCCTTCCAATCCGCCGGCGACCCGGTGCTCTTCCTTTCCAACCCGCCCGGCGTCACCCGCGAGGCCCGGCGCAAGATGCTCGACTTCGTGGCGAAAGTGAACGCGGAGCAGGAAGCCGTCACGGGCGACCCGGAAACCCGCACCTCGATCGCGCAGCAGGAAATGGCCTTCCGCATGCAGCTGTCCGTTCCCGAACTGACGGATCTCTCCGATGAAAGCCCCGCAACCATGGCCATGTATGGGCCAGAGGTGGATACGGTGGGCTCCTTCGCGCGCAACTGCCTGCTGGCGCGGCGCATGGCCGAGCGCGACGTGCGCTTTGTGCAGCTGTTCCACCGCGGCTGGGACCACCACACCCGCCTTCCGGAGAATATTCGCGGCCAGGCCCGGGACGTGGACCAGCCCATCGCGGGCCTCCTCCAGGACCTCAAGCAGCGCGGCCTCCTCGACGACACCCTCGTGGTCTTCGCCGGCGAGTTCGGTCGGACGACCTACGCCCAGGGCATGAAGGAAAACGACCGCACGGACTACGGGCGCGATCACCACCCCCGCTGCTTCACCACCTGGATGGCGGGCGGCGGCATCAAGGGCGGGATCAGCCACGGCGAAACCGACGACTTCTGCTACAACATCGTGAAGGACCCCGTCCATGTCCGGGATCTGCACGCAACCATGCTGCACCAGCTCGGCGTGGACCACAACAAACTGAGCTTCCCCTTCCAGGGCCTCGACCAGCGGCTCACCGGCGTGGAGCCGGCGTATCCGATCAAGGCCATCCTCGCGTAA
- a CDS encoding right-handed parallel beta-helix repeat-containing protein — protein sequence MRTIARIAAVVLLAASPAPAAPATLHVAPWGSDAQDGSEVAPFRTIQRAADAIQPGQTCLIHGGRYRERVRLTQSGAPDMPIVFQAAPGEEVILDGTEPVDTPWTSADGRIFRTPLDETTDQVFFQGRAMMLSRWPNMTFQENWEDAKKWGRTGAGSARGLVMSPELAALGESLAGARLVIKLGKGNNAFSRAILEHEAGRPGLRWDDRDFYDNQRLTGEDGRTDRINTFGLENNRYYVFDHRALLDASEEWFYDDQAKELLFIPPVGEAPAPGAVHVKRRAEGFTGDGVEHVEIRGITFFGCTATFTRARRASIDACRFLYPYELLSMRDNPQVKEDQRPVTVRGEHCLLRACLVQYAPGTSIHVSGRANRIENGIVTEGSRHGRHGDPNVVLEYDRRPAAGAGDDAARWAYSTEEGNTIARCTIFNGSGVGIYLFGPGPGTAAYNHLFNLGRYCTDVSALYIPKGANRAWTGFHHNWIHDINGIGLRCDQDGEQVLIHHNVVWNCKAGGKANGYDFRIFHNTIFVNNPDHPLLLVKQKQVEVVSDWPVQNNAVYRLADRLDLREYRAMSDEQKAARDYVVDVPESPAIHHNHRIPSGGEAALFVSPDEDAPDLRPAPGGPLIDGGAPIPGVNNGFQGAAPDIGAYEHGGEYWVPGADWWPDGQAPPRTMAEATTRAHAMTGEGRLYREAREAYGEQ from the coding sequence ATGCGAACCATAGCCCGCATCGCCGCAGTGGTGTTGCTTGCCGCAAGCCCCGCGCCCGCCGCGCCGGCCACGCTCCATGTCGCGCCGTGGGGCAGCGACGCGCAGGACGGATCGGAGGTGGCCCCGTTCCGCACGATCCAGCGCGCGGCGGACGCGATTCAGCCGGGGCAGACGTGCCTCATCCATGGCGGGCGCTACCGGGAGCGCGTGCGGCTGACGCAATCCGGCGCGCCCGACATGCCGATCGTCTTTCAGGCCGCCCCGGGCGAGGAGGTCATCCTCGATGGGACCGAGCCGGTGGACACGCCCTGGACCTCGGCGGATGGCCGCATATTCCGCACGCCGCTGGACGAGACTACGGACCAGGTGTTTTTCCAGGGCCGGGCGATGATGCTTTCCCGCTGGCCCAACATGACTTTTCAAGAGAATTGGGAAGATGCGAAGAAATGGGGTCGCACCGGCGCGGGATCGGCGCGCGGGCTCGTCATGAGCCCGGAGCTGGCGGCCCTGGGCGAAAGCCTGGCGGGCGCGCGGCTCGTCATCAAGCTCGGCAAGGGCAACAACGCCTTCAGCCGCGCCATCCTGGAGCACGAAGCGGGCCGGCCCGGCCTGCGCTGGGACGACCGGGACTTCTACGACAACCAGCGGCTCACCGGCGAGGATGGCCGCACGGACCGCATCAACACCTTCGGTCTCGAGAACAACCGCTATTACGTGTTTGATCACCGCGCGCTGCTGGACGCGTCCGAGGAGTGGTTCTACGACGATCAGGCGAAGGAACTCCTGTTTATCCCGCCCGTCGGCGAGGCGCCCGCGCCCGGGGCGGTCCATGTAAAACGGCGCGCCGAAGGCTTCACGGGCGACGGCGTCGAGCACGTCGAGATCCGGGGCATCACCTTCTTCGGCTGCACGGCGACCTTCACACGCGCGCGCCGGGCAAGCATCGACGCGTGCAGATTCCTGTATCCCTACGAGCTGCTCTCCATGCGCGACAACCCGCAGGTGAAGGAAGATCAGCGTCCGGTCACGGTGCGGGGGGAGCATTGCCTGCTGCGCGCGTGCCTCGTGCAATACGCGCCGGGAACGTCCATCCATGTGTCCGGGCGCGCCAACCGCATCGAGAACGGCATCGTCACGGAGGGCAGCCGCCACGGGCGCCACGGCGACCCGAATGTCGTGCTGGAGTATGATCGCCGGCCCGCCGCCGGGGCCGGGGATGACGCGGCGCGCTGGGCCTACTCCACCGAGGAAGGCAACACCATCGCGCGCTGCACCATCTTCAACGGGAGCGGCGTCGGCATCTACCTCTTCGGGCCAGGCCCCGGAACGGCCGCGTATAACCACCTGTTCAACCTGGGCCGCTACTGCACCGATGTCTCCGCGCTGTACATCCCCAAGGGCGCCAACCGCGCGTGGACCGGCTTCCACCACAACTGGATCCACGACATCAACGGGATCGGCCTGCGCTGCGATCAGGACGGCGAGCAGGTCCTGATCCACCACAACGTCGTGTGGAACTGCAAGGCCGGGGGCAAGGCCAATGGCTACGACTTCCGCATCTTCCACAACACCATCTTCGTGAACAATCCCGATCACCCCCTCCTCCTGGTCAAGCAGAAGCAGGTGGAGGTGGTGTCCGACTGGCCCGTGCAGAACAACGCCGTCTACCGCCTCGCCGACCGCCTCGACCTCCGCGAGTACCGCGCCATGAGCGACGAGCAGAAGGCCGCGCGCGATTACGTCGTGGATGTTCCGGAATCCCCCGCGATCCACCACAACCACCGTATCCCGTCCGGCGGGGAAGCCGCGCTCTTCGTCAGCCCCGACGAAGACGCCCCCGACCTCCGCCCCGCGCCCGGCGGCCCTCTCATCGACGGCGGCGCCCCCATCCCCGGCGTCAACAACGGTTTCCAGGGCGCCGCGCCCGACATCGGCGCCTACGAACACGGCGGCGAATACTGGGTCCCCGGCGCGGACTGGTGGCCCGACGGCCAGGCCCCGCCCCGGACCATGGCCGAAGCGACCACGCGCGCGCACGCCATGACCGGGGAGGGCCGGCTGTATCGGGAAGCGCGGGAGGCGTATGGGGAGCAGTGA